In one window of Pseudoliparis swirei isolate HS2019 ecotype Mariana Trench chromosome 15, NWPU_hadal_v1, whole genome shotgun sequence DNA:
- the fam163ba gene encoding protein FAM163B, with amino-acid sequence MTAGTVVITGGILATVILLLIIAVLCYCRLQYYCCKKEESESEEEEPDFAVTSRLPPVHSNHNIVAATTAASSIPNGPALFSTPPLARKLTRSQTFCPSCTHYELPFYLQPPAQPQVHHQPDGLRNGGDRISYRSVQQQDLELPVPVNISNYRKPNLGRSVTMRDMFTRSCSISTDV; translated from the exons ATGACAGCCGGGACAGTGGTCATCACTGGTGGAATTCTAGCTACAGTTATATTACTCCTTATCATCGCAGTATTGTGCTACTGTAGGCTGCAG TATTATTGCTGCAAGAAGGAAGAGTCcgagtcggaggaggaggagccagactTTGCCGTAACGTCCCGCCTCCCGCCGGTTCACTCCAATCACAACATTGTGGCGGCGACGACCGCGGCGTCCTCCATCCCGAATGGCCCCGCCCTTTTCTCCACCCCTCCACTGGCCAGGAAATTAACACGCTCACAGACATTCTGCCCATCCTGTACACACTATGAGCTGCCTTTCTACCTCCAGCCTCCTGCTCAGCCGCAGGTCCACCATCAACCAGATGGGTTGAGGAACGGAGGCGACCGGATCAGCTACCGCAGCGTCCAGCAGCAGGATCTGGAGCTGCCGGTGCCGGTGAACATTTCAAACTACCGTAAACCAAACCTTGGCCGGTCGGTCACCATGAGGGACATGTTTACCCGCAGCTGTAGCATCAGCACTGATGTTTAG